The following are encoded together in the Candidatus Woesebacteria bacterium genome:
- a CDS encoding prepilin-type N-terminal cleavage/methylation domain-containing protein, translating into MFARFKYKKCNKHTCGYGFTLIEMLIAVSIIGVLIVPLVTTYRDSRNNQALNASAEALADHIRNAHVFAREANQKSNWGIINDTYVKYNVVSGNADSYTKESAFSLDPGITFDHNFTIWFEKGTGETINAASITLVNSKKKKITLEIFKTGVVEVSNIESLE; encoded by the coding sequence ATGTTTGCCCGTTTCAAATATAAAAAATGCAATAAACACACCTGTGGCTACGGGTTTACGCTTATTGAAATGCTCATCGCCGTTTCCATAATTGGAGTGCTGATTGTACCACTCGTAACTACTTATAGGGATTCACGAAACAACCAAGCGCTTAATGCGTCTGCAGAAGCACTGGCGGATCATATTAGAAATGCACACGTGTTTGCTCGAGAAGCAAATCAAAAGTCTAATTGGGGAATAATAAACGATACGTATGTGAAATATAATGTAGTTTCCGGTAACGCTGATTCGTATACCAAGGAATCAGCATTCAGTCTCGATCCCGGAATTACTTTCGACCATAATTTTACCATCTGGTTTGAGAAGGGGACGGGAGAAACGATAAATGCCGCAAGTATAACGCTTGTAAACTCAAAGAAAAAGAAAATTACTCTTGAAATATTTAAAACAGGCGTAGTTGAAGTATCCAATATTGAGAGTTTGGAATAA
- a CDS encoding CapA family protein, whose amino-acid sequence MKTYYFFLIFSFMLATLFLYLASSIKTIFPIRNGENKPTTKQLTKSIPSPINYSRIFDNTTELTDETSEEVISIFITGDIMLGRSINSNSISKNDYQWAFRNISNLTNFGDITLINLESPFNSKCERTNTGMRFCADEKLVTGISDFGVDVANIANNHISDQGKTGFKRTQEVLMDANIAISGMEKPAFITRKDTVIAFLGFNDIPPHTNLVEEVTNENVKNKISRAKDEADFVVVSFHWGNEYQETPTQRQIELAHTAIDNGADLIVGNHPHWIQPLEIYNTKPIFYSLGNFVFDQMWSRKTSYGLSARVFIYNNETLDIDFHPIIIENYGQPRKANEIEKMQIMQEFITLTKSLNIRLHP is encoded by the coding sequence ATGAAAACCTACTACTTTTTTCTTATCTTTTCTTTTATGCTTGCAACGCTTTTTCTTTATCTTGCCTCAAGTATTAAAACGATTTTTCCGATTAGAAATGGAGAAAATAAACCAACTACCAAACAACTAACAAAAAGCATACCATCACCCATAAATTACAGCAGAATATTTGATAATACAACTGAGTTAACTGATGAAACTAGCGAGGAAGTGATATCGATATTTATAACAGGCGATATTATGCTCGGCCGATCAATAAACAGCAATTCTATATCAAAAAACGATTATCAATGGGCATTTCGCAATATTAGCAATCTAACAAACTTTGGTGATATAACTCTTATTAATCTTGAAAGCCCTTTTAATTCAAAATGCGAACGCACAAATACCGGAATGCGGTTTTGCGCCGACGAAAAACTGGTTACGGGAATTTCAGACTTTGGAGTGGATGTGGCAAATATTGCAAATAACCATATATCCGATCAGGGCAAAACGGGTTTCAAACGAACACAAGAGGTACTAATGGATGCAAATATTGCCATATCGGGAATGGAAAAACCTGCATTTATAACACGAAAGGACACGGTTATTGCATTTTTAGGATTTAATGACATTCCACCCCACACAAACCTAGTCGAAGAGGTAACAAATGAAAATGTTAAGAATAAAATCTCTCGCGCTAAAGATGAGGCAGATTTTGTAGTTGTGTCGTTTCATTGGGGTAACGAATACCAAGAAACACCAACACAGCGTCAAATTGAGCTTGCACACACAGCAATTGATAATGGTGCAGATTTAATTGTCGGCAATCACCCCCACTGGATTCAACCACTGGAAATATACAACACAAAACCAATTTTCTATTCACTTGGCAATTTTGTCTTTGATCAGATGTGGTCTCGTAAAACATCATATGGTTTATCTGCCCGCGTTTTCATTTACAACAATGAAACGCTGGATATTGATTTTCATCCGATAATTATCGAAAACTACGGACAACCCCGCAAGGCAAATGAAATTGAAAAGATGCAAATTATGCAAGAGTTCATTACCTTGACTAAGTCGTTAAACATAAGATTACATCCTTAA
- a CDS encoding M23 family metallopeptidase: MKQKRLILPQLHHLVYTNKVAIKALFPNPGMISSVRKGSKVSRYLRYILERIQIKKIFATNLAIMIIAANYIPQTNQPFLVGASGEITNEGEIIHTSSPLVITTNKKIQYPVRSINISQGYKIYHPGIDFDGNTGDIIYPIMSGYVEEINYSNIGYGNAAYIRHNDTTTSLYAHLSHIFVKVGTFVDFNDPIGTMGSTGRSSGDHLHLEIHINGKPTNPLGLLPGLQ; this comes from the coding sequence ATGAAACAAAAAAGGCTGATTCTGCCTCAATTACACCACCTTGTTTATACTAACAAGGTGGCAATCAAAGCCCTTTTTCCCAACCCGGGTATGATTTCTAGTGTACGAAAAGGGAGCAAGGTATCACGATATCTTAGATATATCCTCGAACGCATACAGATTAAAAAAATCTTTGCAACAAATTTAGCAATAATGATTATTGCGGCAAATTACATTCCACAAACCAATCAACCCTTCCTCGTCGGAGCTTCGGGTGAAATAACAAACGAAGGAGAAATCATCCACACCAGTAGTCCCTTGGTCATAACTACGAATAAAAAAATTCAATACCCCGTGAGATCGATTAATATTTCACAAGGTTATAAAATTTACCATCCTGGTATAGATTTTGACGGAAATACAGGTGATATTATCTACCCAATTATGTCGGGATATGTGGAAGAAATAAACTACTCAAATATTGGCTATGGAAATGCGGCATACATAAGACATAACGACACAACCACGTCGTTATATGCTCATTTGTCACATATTTTTGTTAAGGTGGGTACGTTCGTTGATTTTAACGATCCAATCGGTACAATGGGGTCAACCGGTCGGTCATCGGGTGATCATTTGCATCTTGAGATCCATATAAACGGTAAACCGACAAATCCTCTCGGTTTACTACCTGGTTTACAATAA